GTTTTTGCTGTAGGAATTATAGGACTTGGCGTTCAGATTCACATAGGGAATATGGTTCGACTTTGCCAGTTCCAGCATCTTGCCGACTACGTCGTATTCCGTGAATATGTTGCGGCCATTTGCCCCCATGTTCATATTCATGGGAGTCACAAAAACAGGTGTGGCACCCCACGCCTTGGCAGAATCCACATATTGCTGAAGCCAATAGCCTAAAGAATCAAAAGGCACCTGGCGGCTGCTATTTCCAAAATAGCGGTCGTTATGACCCCACTGGACAAAGAGAAAGTCCCCTTTTTGGACATCATTTTTCAAAGCGCCCAATCGACCTTCTTGAATAAAGGTCTTGGAACTACGGCCTCCGATAGCCACATTGTTCACCCTGACTCGGGAACCATCAAAAAAAGAACCGAGAATCTGTCCCCATCCGGTTTGTGGATAGACATTATCCCTGTAGGTGCAGACGGTAGAATCACCTACGATATGGATGGTAAAAGAGGAAGAATCCCCCAAGGCAACCAGGAGAAATGCCGCAGCGATGGCTAGAAATTTCAACACCGACTTCATGGCTATTTCACCTTGGCCCAAGTAGCGCTGAACCTGGCACTCCCCTGCCGGACCAAAACACGGTAAAGACCGGTGATTTTAACCATGGAAGATAGCGATATGTCAGTTGCATTTTCAACATGCTTTTGGGCCACCAGGCGTCCAGTCATGTCATACACACTCACATGGGCCGGGCCACCACTAGGCAACTGAAGTCTTTCGCCGCGTAGGCCCATCGCAACTTCGCAGTTATCGTCGTTAGCACGGCAAATATTATCCACGCTGAACCCAAAGGCATCGATGTTTGGGCCCCCATCAGAAGTGGTTGAAATAAATTTCAATTCCCCTTTGCCCTTCACCAGGTCAAGGTTCACAAAAGCCGTGTCGTAAATTGACCAATCACCTGTCGGAGGACAATCTACTAGATAATCATGATCCAAATAAATGTTCAAAGTCCTAGAAGTTTTTCCGCCATTGGCATAGATAATCCCCATGGTCACATAACCAGCCGAAGGAAATTCCATTTCGTAAGAAGCAAAGGAGTTTACCTTGTTGTCAAAATTCCAGTAGCCCGGTCCAAAGGAAAAACCAGCGTTGGAACTTTCAGTCCAACCGACATCGTAGCCATCCGGTTCAGAGGCATCAAACCATGTTTTTATATCCTTGTCAAGCGTTTCTATGTCGACAATTTCAACAGCCCCTGTGGGTGTCACCCCCTCTATTTGTTTAGGAACCCCTTCTGGAAATTTTGTTAGGGGGGTACCATCTCCACCATAAACCTGAGCCTTTCCTCCGCCATAAACGGCTGTGTACTGAGTCGAGGCGGCTCCCATCGTGAAAGTGCAGATATATTCAGATTTAGCGGTGGTCACTGAATTTGCACACTTGTTTCCCTTACCATCGAACCAACCCACAAATGTTTTGCCCTCCTTGGGGGTCGTCTTCAAGGTCACGGGCATTCCCGCCGGGTAATAGGAACTGACGGTCGTGGCCTCTGCAGAACCCGCAGGACTCACCTTCACGTCCACCTGGTACATGGGGGCCAAATTTTTTGCAAGATTCCGAACTTTTTCGTTTGTGTGGACACGCATCTGCTCTGTGGTGATGCGTCCAAATACAGTAGCACCATTCTGCTGCAAGTGAAGGTTATCATTGTTTCCATCGACATAAGTGGAATACTCGCCCTCGTCCAGCACCATATTCACATAGTGAAGGGCATAATACTGCCCCACCGACAAAAGGTAATTACGGGAAAGGGTATCCATATCGATTAGGGGTACATTCAGCGAAGCCGCGATTTCCCGGGCCAGAATCGGATAGCCGTGATAGGATTCATAAACGGAATCTGGAAGC
The sequence above is drawn from the Fibrobacter sp. genome and encodes:
- a CDS encoding carbohydrate-binding protein; amino-acid sequence: MLSRIWQIFVVASMILVPMVCAKITIYMCGDSTMQDWNEGYYPKRGIGQEFQYFWNSDNVVVVNKGAGGTAAMTYYNKNWAAVKSSLKSGDFVVIQFGINDRNYSNEEEFVTATTAMANEALAAGATPIIINPVRRSDYRCSMSTDRYKACEPSMLPDSVYESYHGYPILAREIAASLNVPLIDMDTLSRNYLLSVGQYYALHYVNMVLDEGEYSTYVDGNNDNLHLQQNGATVFGRITTEQMRVHTNEKVRNLAKNLAPMYQVDVKVSPAGSAEATTVSSYYPAGMPVTLKTTPKEGKTFVGWFDGKGNKCANSVTTAKSEYICTFTMGAASTQYTAVYGGGKAQVYGGDGTPLTKFPEGVPKQIEGVTPTGAVEIVDIETLDKDIKTWFDASEPDGYDVGWTESSNAGFSFGPGYWNFDNKVNSFASYEMEFPSAGYVTMGIIYANGGKTSRTLNIYLDHDYLVDCPPTGDWSIYDTAFVNLDLVKGKGELKFISTTSDGGPNIDAFGFSVDNICRANDDNCEVAMGLRGERLQLPSGGPAHVSVYDMTGRLVAQKHVENATDISLSSMVKITGLYRVLVRQGSARFSATWAKVK